The window GTGCTCACTGACAATGTCCTAAGGACTCATAGAGAATAAAGATAAGTATTTCCATACATGAAAATAGCACTTGTGGATATTCTTGACGTCTAAATATCCACTTTGAATAAGCATACGGAAGATGGATTTTTACTCCTGCTTAAAAGGAACTAACTTTCAAAAGTTCTACACTGATATAGTTTTCTTCTTTGCGATGGAAAGCATTGTGAAACTAATGCCAGAAAACCTACAACTGAagctattttcttttattaattctatgttcccTTAGAATGTGAGGTCTGATTGTATGGATAGTCTTATGACATTCATAACCATTGTGCAATTTCGACACGACTCCTGATGATTGGGATAAGGCAAGAATAGAACATTCGCAGCCATAAAATAGGAACACCATTAAGAAATTCCGTttgaaaagaaaggaaaggCAACCATGAGTCTATAACATGAAATTCCAAGTACCTTCGGATAATATGCTGGCCCAAAAGGAAGTTTTGATAAAATCCATTGCTTGACGTCTTCCACTCCCTGTCCAAGTTTGGCACTCACAGGTATGACCTCATCAACATTTGTAAATTTCTCATACCACTGTAAAATATGTAATTCTTATTTTAGGCTCAACAGGTAGCTTAAACAACAAGATCCAGAATTACGTGTGTAGTTATACATGTAAACAAATACTGACCTCCAGTTTCTTTGCAATTTCACCAGGTTTAATCAAATCCTTCTTATTCATAACCAACAAAATGGGTGGCAAGCTTTCAGTCTGGTTACCCACTCCTTCTTCCAGCACTTCATCAATCTAGAAACAAGAAAACGATCTAAGGACATGAAGGTAAAGTTTCATAGGTAATCCTACATATGAAGAAGCATACTTTTTCAGGCACTTTACATGCATCAACAAGAACAACAACACAATCCGCATTAACCGCAGCACTGCGAACATTCTTCATCATCATAGAATCCAACTTGTGCATTCTCTTCTCCATAACACCCGGTGTGTCATAAAGTATCATCTGCAAACATATCAATGTCAAAGCCATATGCTTTACCAAAACTTCCGAAACCATCAATAGAGTATTATTTCTGTCCGAACCAAGATACTAGTTGGCTCTTATTTATAAGGGACTACAAAATTAAACCTTGGACCTAAAAATATGAATCCTGAAGCAAAAATCGCTGCTCGGGGAACCATCAAATGGGTACACCTCAAACCCTCAGAAACTTAACCGCATTTACCATTTCCTTTATGTTTCCTTATATGCTAAGTAACCAAACTACACCGTTATTATAGTTTATAACAACATATGAACCACAACATTTCTCATAGCTTTCAATGAGACTTCAATACAAATGCATATAAACAACTGAAACAAAACCAACAATAATATCAGCTACCTGATAGTCTGTGCCAGAACATATACCGAGAATTCGATGCCGGGTAGTCTGAGGTTTATCAGTAACAATGGACAACTTCTGACCAACCATTTGATTCGAGAGCGTACTCTTTCCCACATTCGGCTTCCCCAGCACAGCCACGTACCCTGCATTTTTCACTCAATCAAATCCACAATGCCAACtcttaaataaaacccaaaattcctctgctaaaattaaacaaaacccagaagatattttatcattttcttacCGCTCCGATGATTCGGGTCAGCGGCATCTTCGAGCTCCTCCATCTCGTACTCATCCAGCAAAGCCATGTTTCTGTCTGGCTTCTCACTCAGAGACAGTAACGACGACTCGTCCCCCGAGTAATCgtaatcttcttcttcctcctcctcctctgcatcttgttcttcttcttcctgggCTTGTTCTTGTTCGGTGATCCCGAGCCGGTGATTTGTGGCTGCATACACAAGTTTTGGGGTCCAATTTCTTCGATATATTGGCTGGAATTGTGGGTTTATAGAGAAATGGGGGAAGAGAGAGGTGTGGTGGTTTTGGGTTGCGAGGAATTTAGAGTGGCGGTAGTGGGTGAGGGGGTTTTCTCTGGGAAGAGTTGCGGACATATGCAGAACTAGCTCCATTGTCGGAGCTCCAGAGTTTCTGATGACTCTCCTCCCACTCTGTTATATCTTACCAGTGGATAAACCTCTAAATCGGCgccgtttttttatttttccccaTTTTCTCTACCTTTTTCTCTGGGACCTGTATTCACGTTAAATTGTATTCAAATTACCTTTCATTAttagataaatttaaatttcaatatctatatataatttatagatataaattttaaaatttaaactcatttaacataATAATTTACAAATAAGATGTTAAACATAACCACCACTTGAGAATGGTGAGCAAAATTactcatttttgtttcttttttcccttttaacaaaataataagggaaattttatttaaactcatgtAATCCATTTTTACACTTAACTTACTCTTTACACCCATTTGATTTTTATCTAAACTATTAATATATCTTTAAACCCTAATTTACTACCTAATATATTCCTATAAATCCAATTCAATATGTCGATTTATTTTTAcacccatttgatttttaactataTTTTTTGCTTGTATATAATACTATCAAGAGACGTTGCTTTACTTTTTAACTCATGTTGATGCCATGATTTTAGGATGTAATCAGACTACACCGacggagaagaaaaaaataataatataaaaacagAAGAAGCAAATGGAATCCAAGGTCCTTGCAATATTTGCaagtctttttggttttttggggtgCAGTTGAACAGTGGGAGACCGACTGCAGCAATTTGCTATTGCAGAAATATAAACAAACTATGCGggattgattgaaaaaaaaaaaaattaaaaccaaaatactcatcttctaaactctaaaaatttgaaatcaaacgaacaaaaagtttataaattgagtcataccttagttggaggattcaaaacttcaaaatcaccattcatctataaaaaaaaaaattaaaaaaaaaaaacttatttttctctatgaGAGCTATTAGGGTTTTAACCAGAATGAACGTAGGATAAATAAAGAATGATCGTAAGGTTTAATTATAGTATTtaggtttattgataaatttgagttttattattaatttcattttatatttaatagtaaTGCAATAGgataaaatagacaattaacatttaaaatgtcaaattgggtgtaaaaagaagttacttggatttaaataaaatttctcaaataaTAATCTCTCTTTACACGTACAAAATCAAATGTTTTGCTTCCCGAACTAAAAACATGCAAACAACCTACAACTTTCCTTATGGGTGAACGAAAAGCCGAATAGATCTGGCCGTTAGGATTTAAGCCAAAGCATGATTCCCTTGATAAGGGTGACCGGTGAGTGAAAGGGAAAAAAGTAGCTGCTGAATCAACTGCGAAAACCCAATTCAGTTCAAACTGAAATTGCAAAAACATGGAATCGAATACGGGCAAATCAAACTGCAGGTCAAATAGCCCTCGACCAAAAGTTCCAGGGGCTGTGCACTGGTGCAGCAGCAGCACCGTGAACAAGCACTATTTCTAAAACCGAATACTTAACGGGCAAACAAATTGCGTATAATCGCTTCGAGACAACCCGAAGCTTCAAACTTTATGACTTCCTACTTGTGATCTATAAACCTTCCAATATGCCAGTAATGGCCAAAACTTGAATTATTTTCTGCAGAACCGTACCTCCTCAGATCAAAGGAAAATCTAACTTGTATAAGGTGCGAGAGAATGTTTGTTGATCCACAAAGGGTGTGGCATAATAAAAGaccttttattttctcctcCTGTGTTACGGCATTGGGTCACGGTTGCTTCGTAAAGTGATTATCATTTGCCTGCATCACTCCTTTCAGGAACCTCAGAATCAAAGCCTGGCGATCCCCTGCTGGACGGGATATATGAGTACGCCAAGGCTGCAGTGCCAAGAGTAAGAGCAGTAGCGATCGAGCCCCATACCCATCTTTGTCTTCTTTCCCTTCTCTCCCTGTCACGCCGTGCCATCTCTacatgataaaaaattaaaaaattaaaaaaaaacagagaaactTAGTTGAGCTAATTACGTGAGGTAGATCCAAGGACTGCATTATGCGCATTAGGAAGGTGCACAGATGCATTTTAGTCAACATTTGGGCACAGAGAGAACAGTTAAAATTTACTTCCATATAGAATATTTCCAGTTACATTCCCGTCAAGGACTGGGttcccatattatttttaaatgcatCCCACAAACTAATAAAACAATATGTTCCACCTAATAGAGGGTTCCGGGTTAAACACGGGGAAGAGGACCAAGTTCGACTGAGGTAGGCATCGGAAATGATTtgatttaataaacaatagaaTAACTAACTAAAGCCTTAGAAATCAAGAAATAAACAAGTGGCATAAGGTATAGAAATCTCACCAAGAACATCCTGATTCCTCTGAACCATTTCCTGATTCATAGCCTCATAGTTACGAAGTTTGTCCATCAACCGAGCAATCTCAAAGTTCTTTGACTCGACCTGAGcttccatctccatctccatctcaGCCCTTATCAATCCCCTCCCAATAGTATTTGATACAAACCTAGCAAGATAAACTTGTTGGCACAGATCTTCTGCAGGATCAGAACCTAGTTGCTCGTGACCACTTGCAACAGTGGGATCTTCAGGGAGTGTGAATCCTACAAGAGATAACTGTTCCCTAATCCTCTGCCGCTGCCTTCGCATGTTATTCAAGGATTCTTCTACTTGCTTCCGCTTCTCTATCTCCATTATGAGGCTCAATCTCATTTCACGCAATTCAACTTCAAGGTCAGAAACAGAAAGCTGCTGCCCTTGCCCGCTCTCAGATGAAAGTTCTACACAAAGTAACAATAAAAGTAAGTTGTCCATTAATGCCAAAACTTTATTATTGTAGTGCATAGTAGAATAAGGTGGATTACAGAACATTAAAAGATTAAGCATACAAAACTTGGAAACCCTTTTGTAATTTAAAACTGAACTTCTGAACAGGAGAAACGAAGTGTTCTTTTAATGCATAACCTAAACAAAAAGCTCTCAAACACACACAAGACATGCATAGAATGTCATAATTTAATCTCTCCTCCTATGCAATTTCAAAATTCACATAGTCGGGCATCTCTAGAGAACCAGCATGTGAATGCCCTTAATCATGATTAGCAATTTAGTAGTAATCTCATGAATAATGAACCATTTATATGTCATATAGACAGAGATGTCAATTTTCAGCAACAGTATGACACAACACAAACCCTTTATGAAAATAAACTGGAAAGGATTAACTTTCAAGAAAACACAAAACAGTAACACAACTTGAACCCAATACGAAATAACAAGCTAGGATTAATTATTATGTATGGTAGGACGAGTTAGAGTAAACTATCAATTGATATGAATCCaaatataatacaaattatTAACAAGAATATCAAACGCACTAGATTAGTTCTCGCTATACTTGGATCAGGTGGTTTTTACCTTATGAAGATATAAGAAATGAGTTTGGTTCGAAATGAAAATTCTGTTCTTGAGTTTCTAATTCATGAGATATGCATGTCAACCAAAACACGACAGAGTTAACGAATGGGTCAAGGTATCTAATGTGATTAATTAAAAAGGTAGAGTAAAAGATTACATGCTCAACACCAATCTACATTTACATAAGAGATGAAAATATATGAGTATGACCCGCCAAATTGCACATCCCTACACATATAGAGGGGGGAAAAGAAATATACATCATATTCTATGTAAAGATACCAAACTATGGCAAAATCAGCATATTCCAATCTTCAATCATGATGCTCAATTAATTCACAGATAAATGGACAAAGCACAttcatgaaaaattaataatcaaatgaaaggaaataaaattaaccaaaaaagcAAAGCTACATACCATCCCAAGCATCATAAAATTCCCCCGTGGGCGTACTGGTCTGTGCAGAACGCTCTGCCCCAAAATTTCCCTCTCCATCAGTGTTGTAACTTGAGACACTCATGGAGTCTTTCGGATCAACGAAATCTTCACGTTCACTATCTCTCCCTGGACTCATGGCAACTTGCTTCAACAAATCATCTTCCCTAGCAGAACCATTACTCAGTTCCACATTACTGCTTCTCTTGTTGGACACATAGAAGTTATCTTCATGCTCGCTACTACTACCTAGTTCCACATTACTGCCTCTAAGTTGCCCATTACTGCTCACGAAATGATGGACAccgtttgaatgatgcacttcAACAGGCTTCTGAAAAGTAAAAGTATTCAAATCATCAATAGGCGAATTTGCCACCTTTGCCTCTGCATTGCTGACATTCCCATTGAGCTTTGCCGCCTTGGCCTCCGCACGGTTGACATCCCCATTGAGCTTCTCTCCACCTCCAGCTTTTTGGTGCAAGGACACATCCTGCTCCGAGTAACTCTTCATAAGCCTTGGACCACGGCGCTTGTGGTTGATGATGTAAGGCGAGGGAGGAAATGAAGTGGGCGAATCCGGGAGCGGTGTGGCCTCCGGAGTAGCATAGAGGGCCGGCCTAATCTGAGGTCGATGAGGCCTCTTCTCCACAACGGAGGTGCTGTTCCTCCTCTCCAGCTTGGAGTCAGGAACCGGCATTGAACTCGAAAGAGGCTTCGAATTGGAATTTGGAAGAGATGACATGTCAGCAGATTTGGAAGAAGCTCCAGGTTCTAACAACCTATCTAAAGCTATGACAGTGAAAGTCGGCATGGCTCTGCATCATCAATTCATCATCATAAAAAatccaaatcaacaaaaaataaatacaatccTAGCTGTGCAGTTATAATCCAAAAATTAAACACTTATAATCCGATTCATTTTCTTCAAGTAAAAACCTAAGCCGCACAAATTCCAATTTCAAGAACAATAAACAGACtaatcataaataaataaataaataagcaaaTAAATCGAATCTGGAAGAATCCTAACGCtatgtttggttgccgagaaaaaaaaaatcagaaaatccTCCAGGTTTCGGGGAGACGCCGATTCTCAGCAgccaaacacaaacaaaaatacacatgaaaatcatgaaatGAAAACTAGATGCAGAAACAGAAAAGTAAGATCGGAGATAGAGTAAGATGCATACCAgggaggagaaagagagagatagagagagaagggggttCAGGTGAGAGGAAGAAAGGGAAGGACGATGCGGAAGAAAGAGGAGAGGGTGCAATTGCAGAGCTGAAACATTATCGAGATTTTTAGGTTTTATGGGGTTTCATcaccaccttcttcttcctttcacCAAATGAGAGAGAATATTTGAACCTCCGAGTTGGTTGGATGGGTCTTGAAATCTATCGCAACGACCGCCTCTTTTTCTGAGAGCTTCTCTCGCTCGCTATTTGAAGCCTCCTTCTCACACGGTCCCCGCAAATATTTCAAACGTCCCTTTTTCTATTCCTAGAAGTGTACACCAAGCTTTTgcaaatatttcaaatttacaCAATGCTACTTTAACTTTTTCTATTTAGCAATTACCATTTGTTCAAAGATAGAGTATAAAGTTTGTTGGTCAGAccgtcacttagtactacagtctagtggtacttctttttgtttgtaagtgagaggtcttaggttcgattctcaccaaaggcaattgaaccacattattgctaacccattgtgagactaaactCACTTCTTCCCcataatgtagataatatcgattgttcaaAAAAAGTTTGTTGGTCAGACCTTAAGTTACACAAGAACCCCCTATCCCGCCTCATGCATGTAGGGTATACTTGGCAAACGAGTTGTGTCTGTGTTATACTCGTTATCTTAACAAATCGTGTTATGTTAAATCTACTATCTTAACGGGTTCTTGATAGGCGATCCAATATGGACCCAACTCGTTAATGGGTCGTGTTGTTTCGTGTCAATTTAATGGGTCATACAAGAAACTATCATGCCTAATGTCTAGACTTGGCAAACGGGTCTTGTTCGTGTCGTCTACGTGTCATACCCATTATCTTAACGAGTAGTCAGATAAAGACCCGCCTCGTTAACTAGTTAACAAAGAACctattattttcgtgtcgtttagtGTCAGGCTAACTAGTCGTGGTATATATTGTCAAAGCTAATGTGGTGACTTGATCAAAAATAATTTGTGTACATGTATACGACTAGTTGGACGCAAGAACCTCTCGTTTTTAAGGTTATTGTCATCATTTCACTCGACTACAAAATAGGTTGAATaagttaaaaatttataaaaaaaaaagcaaaattaaaaaaaaatacactaaaGTGAAATTGTTGAGTTTTTttctttgagaaaaaaaaaaccacgtAAACACCTATTTTAGCTGCAATAAAGTGGGCGTGTATTGAGTTAATTAACTTCAACTTTCAAGTACTCAAGTTGTGAAAATGACATGTATCCTAAGATGGGATAGATTTTCTTGAGAATAAGCGCAACTTCAAAGATTAAGACTCCGGCTAGGAGAGAGTGGATAAGAGAGCAACAAAATGAggttcaaaaaaaaagaaaaaagaattgcaTGCCATTTAAACTTTGAGGGTGACTATCACCTCCATTTACATCAACGGAGTATCCTGGAGAGATTTGATTATGATGTATTTGTTTTAATGTAGTTTGTTGCCTTTCTTAATGTTGTagttttttttgtgtttatgctTATCCAAAAATATTGTACTTTGTGTTattgataaagaaaaaaatgttgtgctttgtattcaattttctaggttaaaaaaattcataaaaagtgatgaaatttaagataacacacacataagtgatgaaatctaactttgtcaaaatttgaatattttagTATTGAAAAGTTCATAAAAAGATTTAAGATAACATgtccaaaaatcaacttaagaaatgttaagacaaaaatataaattttttccGTTATCAAATTACTACAGAAATAAATATATAGCCCTATATAGAGCCCAAAAAATATATAGCCCCTCATTGGGAGAGattctttttaacaaacaatagtatCAACACTAAAGATAAGTGTGTgtgtttagcctcataatggactAGCACGGAAAGATTCTTTTTTAGAGTCCCAAAGATTCATAGGACCTCTAAATTTGCCTATATCAACCATTTTTCTAGCCTCATGTAGAGCCGTCATTGGGGATGCTCTAAGATATTATGAGAAGTTTAAGTGACAAATAGTGGCAAAACATGATATTTGGGTGTTATTGTAAAAACATTTCATTTATATCGCAATTTCTCAAAACTGGGAAAGTTCAGGTCCATTTGTGCaacttttcatttgttttggtcatgtattaattaaattaaatcaaaattgagTGCTGCGTTGGCAGTAGCCCGTAGGGTTTTCTTAATGTTAAGACATAAAAGTCCAAAGcgttattttaatttgtggcAAGCAGACCGCCGATATACGATTTAGGTCAAGGGTAGAATGGATTTTCAAGCTTCCCAACAAGCGCTCATGTTTTTGTTGTGTTAATCTCGGTACGGTGACGTTTCTTCTGCTGTTATATTTTGATAGGGCGTGTTTGGTGGCCGTTGGAACGTTTGCGAGGGTCAAGGTTAAGACATTTGGCTTGGGGAAGAGTTAGAGCATCCTTAATGGGAGTTTTATCCTCCATAAAGCTACTACATTTCAAGtcttagagcatcttcaaatgagatgtcaaaatttCCACGTAGGCATACAACAATGAAAAATGGCAGCAAGCTCTCTCCAACCGAGCCTTCAATTTCTTAGGTGGCGCTGAGTCATTTGAAGGCAAAACCTTttactgtcaaatttgacagcagatgtcaaatttattaaatgatattttaatagattaatataatatataataaatattcttatgttttttaaatatttgattggttCCCTTAATCACTGGActccacaaaaagataaaaagtttattaaataacattattatttaacatatcggATGGAGTaaaatattatacaaaatgtcaaattgccacataagctatcaactatcattttgatgtaGCAAGAAATTTCATCCCCAGTGGGGCTAGATCCACCACTGAGGCTATCAACTTCCTTTTTTGGGTAACATAAAATTAGGCTATATCTCACCCCAAAAAACAACGAGTCCCATAGAAAAAGTAGTAACCTACGTGAGCAAAATTATATCACTCTCTCTACTTGTGAATACAATTATACTCtccttttattcttttttttttaattcttttttcttacatttttttttttttttttttgcaatttggcaaattaatgattgttttaaatttcataagaaTTAAAactttcaaattgatttaacgTTCATGGGCATTGAtgggtgaaattttcaaataaatttgattcaaaattgtctaatactaatttaccaattggtgctaggtaaattgttgtgttatacgtgaaaatcaaattatttcagagGGCGAAGTGGGAGTTTGTATCTTTCAAtagatgagattgagataagagaATCTAATCCAATTAATGATTcataagtgatgaaatctaaCTTCATCACAATTTGAACATTTTTAGGTTGAAAGattcataaaacaaaaaaaaaaaaaaaaagatagcacgtccaaaaatcaacttaagtaaagttaacacaaaaaaaaaaaaaaaaaatcattgcataatcaaattactacataaataaataaatatagccCTATATAGAGCTTGAAAGAAATTGCCCCTCATTGAGAGAGATTCTTTTGTAAAGCCCCAAGGATTCCTTTAAACTCTAAAATGGACTATATCCATCATTTTTCCAGTCTCATATAAAACCCCTCACTAGGAATGCTCTTAGAATGAATGAGCTGGTTGTTAAGTGGGAATTGAGAAATTGCGAATCGTTCAGGGATTTTGATTTTCCTCAATTGCTTTTGGACGTTTGAATTTCTCTAACACCTTATTTCCctattatttatgaatttttttacaTTACACAGCGTATGGAGCGCACCGATATTTGAAACACGATTGCAACGGTCAAGATCCAGACGTGCAAATCCAGCTACTCAACTTTAATTATAGTTTGAGGCAAACTACCGATCTTATAAATTTCAGCATGGGACTCTAATCAAAAACTCATCAAACCCGGCCTTGTTCTGAAGCATCGTAAACTAAGGCGATCCACTCGACCCTTTTGGTGTGATTGTCGGCGTACCATAACGTCACTTGAAATAAATGACAATAATATATAATCGGATAAAGTAAAGTGCACCAAAGTAAACCTAAATCCAttccaaaagcaaaagaaaaacattaatttaagaTAAAATTAATCCGAACAAGAATGTAAAATTATTTTACCAATTGAAAGTAGAATTACTAGTTTTTTAGTGACGACATCCTACCTCCAATAAGGTTACTAGTATTTGTTTGGACAAATGGGACAACACGATAAGATTTATACA of the Pyrus communis chromosome 1, drPyrComm1.1, whole genome shotgun sequence genome contains:
- the LOC137712449 gene encoding GTPase ERA-like, chloroplastic, which encodes MELVLHMSATLPRENPLTHYRHSKFLATQNHHTSLFPHFSINPQFQPIYRRNWTPKLVYAATNHRLGITEQEQAQEEEEQDAEEEEEEEDYDYSGDESSLLSLSEKPDRNMALLDEYEMEELEDAADPNHRSGYVAVLGKPNVGKSTLSNQMVGQKLSIVTDKPQTTRHRILGICSGTDYQMILYDTPGVMEKRMHKLDSMMMKNVRSAAVNADCVVVLVDACKVPEKIDEVLEEGVGNQTESLPPILLVMNKKDLIKPGEIAKKLEWYEKFTNVDEVIPVSAKLGQGVEDVKQWILSKLPFGPAYYPKDIVSEHPERFFVSEIVREKIFMQYRKEIPYSCQVNVVSYKTRPTAKDFIQVEIVVEKNSQKIIVIGKEGRALKLLATAARLDIENFLQKKVFLEVVVKVKENWRQDEVLLKNYGYGGQIQTL
- the LOC137711402 gene encoding uncharacterized protein, which encodes MPTFTVIALDRLLEPGASSKSADMSSLPNSNSKPLSSSMPVPDSKLERRNSTSVVEKRPHRPQIRPALYATPEATPLPDSPTSFPPSPYIINHKRRGPRLMKSYSEQDVSLHQKAGGGEKLNGDVNRAEAKAAKLNGNVSNAEAKVANSPIDDLNTFTFQKPVEVHHSNGVHHFVSSNGQLRGSNVELGSSSEHEDNFYVSNKRSSNVELSNGSAREDDLLKQVAMSPGRDSEREDFVDPKDSMSVSSYNTDGEGNFGAERSAQTSTPTGEFYDAWDELSSESGQGQQLSVSDLEVELREMRLSLIMEIEKRKQVEESLNNMRRQRQRIREQLSLVGFTLPEDPTVASGHEQLGSDPAEDLCQQVYLARFVSNTIGRGLIRAEMEMEMEAQVESKNFEIARLMDKLRNYEAMNQEMVQRNQDVLEMARRDRERRERRQRWVWGSIATALTLGTAALAYSYIPSSRGSPGFDSEVPERSDAGK